The following coding sequences lie in one Cronobacter universalis NCTC 9529 genomic window:
- the dnaT gene encoding primosomal protein DnaT, with protein MSSRILTPDVVDIDAFRRNPGSALAHAERGAVAVFDNNAPAFYAVTPARMAELLALEKQLAAPRSDVALEAQFFDEGNDAAQPVPVPMGKFAMYPGWQPDPEFQRMAALWGIPLAQPVTSEELASFVAYWQAEGKVFHHIQWQQKLARSIQMNRATFTSSARRDVNAIAQPDDHIPDGFRG; from the coding sequence ATGTCTTCCAGAATCCTGACCCCTGATGTCGTTGATATTGACGCCTTCCGGCGCAATCCCGGCAGCGCGCTGGCGCACGCCGAACGTGGGGCCGTGGCGGTGTTTGATAACAATGCGCCCGCATTTTATGCCGTGACGCCGGCGCGCATGGCGGAACTGCTGGCGCTGGAAAAACAGCTCGCCGCGCCCCGCTCCGATGTCGCGCTGGAAGCGCAATTCTTCGACGAAGGCAACGACGCCGCCCAGCCCGTCCCGGTGCCGATGGGCAAATTCGCCATGTATCCGGGCTGGCAGCCCGATCCGGAGTTTCAGCGTATGGCCGCGCTCTGGGGCATTCCGCTGGCGCAGCCGGTCACCAGCGAAGAGCTGGCCTCGTTTGTCGCCTACTGGCAGGCGGAGGGCAAAGTCTTCCACCATATCCAGTGGCAGCAGAAGCTGGCGCGCAGCATTCAGATGAACCGCGCCACCTTTACGTCATCGGCGCGACGCGACGTCAACGCCATCGCGCAGCCGGACGACCATATTCCTGACGGCTTTCGAGGGTAA
- a CDS encoding organic hydroperoxide resistance protein, which produces MSLENVIYRAKAKATGGRDGRATSSDGVLDVKLGVPKEMGGMGGDVTNPEQLFAAGYSACFLGAMKFVSARDKIAMPKDAFIEGEVGIGPLPTGFGIEAKLNIHLPGMDAAEAQKLVDAAHIVCPYSNATRGNIDVTLNIIA; this is translated from the coding sequence ATGTCTTTAGAAAACGTCATCTACCGCGCCAAAGCAAAAGCTACCGGAGGCCGCGACGGTCGCGCCACCTCGTCTGACGGCGTGCTGGATGTGAAGCTGGGCGTACCGAAAGAGATGGGCGGCATGGGCGGCGACGTCACCAACCCGGAACAGCTGTTTGCCGCAGGCTACTCCGCCTGCTTCCTGGGCGCGATGAAATTTGTCTCCGCCCGCGACAAAATCGCGATGCCGAAAGACGCGTTTATCGAAGGCGAAGTCGGGATCGGTCCGCTGCCGACCGGTTTTGGCATCGAAGCGAAACTGAATATCCACCTGCCGGGGATGGACGCGGCAGAGGCGCAGAAACTGGTCGATGCGGCGCATATTGTCTGCCCGTACTCTAACGCGACCCGCGGCAACATCGACGTCACTCTGAACATCATTGCCTGA
- a CDS encoding MarR family winged helix-turn-helix transcriptional regulator, giving the protein MKTTQQTSKALSLDLDNQLCFALYSTNLALHKIYRQLLTPLGLTYPQYLVMLVLWEQDDVTVSEIGERLYLDSATLTPLLKRMETAGLLMRQRSRQDERQVIVTLTDAGRQLKAAAHNIPGSVLCATACDKDTLLDLKDQLEALRHNLNQQ; this is encoded by the coding sequence ATGAAGACGACACAACAAACAAGCAAAGCGCTCTCGCTGGATTTAGACAACCAGCTCTGCTTCGCGCTCTACTCGACAAACCTGGCGCTGCATAAAATTTATCGCCAGTTGCTGACGCCGCTCGGGCTGACGTACCCGCAATATCTGGTGATGCTGGTGCTGTGGGAGCAGGACGACGTCACGGTTTCTGAGATTGGCGAGCGGCTCTATCTGGACTCCGCCACGCTGACGCCGCTGTTAAAGCGGATGGAAACGGCAGGACTTCTGATGCGTCAGCGCTCGCGCCAGGATGAGCGACAAGTGATCGTCACGCTCACCGACGCAGGCCGGCAGTTAAAGGCCGCCGCTCATAACATACCGGGCTCGGTGCTCTGCGCCACCGCCTGCGATAAAGACACCTTGCTGGATCTGAAAGATCAGCTTGAAGCATTACGCCACAATCTGAATCAGCAGTAA
- a CDS encoding threonine/serine exporter, which yields MDVIRIITLMLEDMLLSAIPAAGFAMVFNVPRRALPWCALLGAVGHGSRTVMIIMGLNIEWGTFLSAMLVGCIGIQWSRWYLAHPKVFTVAAVIPMFPGISAYSAMIAAVKISHFGYTDALMISLVTNFLKAASTVGALSIGLSLPGLWLYRKRPRV from the coding sequence ATGGATGTAATTCGTATTATTACGCTGATGCTGGAAGATATGCTGCTCTCCGCCATTCCGGCGGCGGGCTTTGCGATGGTGTTTAACGTGCCGCGCCGCGCCCTGCCCTGGTGCGCGCTGCTGGGCGCCGTCGGTCACGGCTCGCGCACCGTCATGATAATAATGGGGCTGAATATCGAATGGGGGACGTTTCTCTCGGCGATGCTGGTCGGCTGCATCGGCATCCAGTGGTCGCGCTGGTATCTGGCGCACCCGAAAGTGTTTACCGTTGCGGCGGTCATCCCGATGTTTCCCGGCATTTCGGCCTATTCAGCGATGATCGCCGCCGTGAAAATCAGCCACTTTGGTTACACCGACGCATTAATGATCTCGCTGGTGACCAACTTTCTTAAAGCGGCGTCCACTGTCGGCGCGCTCTCTATTGGGCTTTCGCTGCCCGGCCTGTGGCTCTATCGAAAACGCCCGCGGGTATAG
- a CDS encoding threonine/serine exporter family protein codes for MEADALAQRDVTRLCIQCGLYLLQHGAESALIDELTTRLGLALGMDSVESSISANAIVLTTIKDHHCLTTTRKNVDRGINMHMVTEVQHIVIMAEHKLLDRHDVEKRFSQLKPLRYPRWQVVLMVGLSCACFCKMNKGGWDGALVTFIASTLAMYVRQTLTQRHLHPQINFCLTAFVATTVSGLLLALPPFAGTSAVAMAASVLLLVPGFPLINAVADMFKGHVNTGLARWAMASLLTLATCIGVIMAMALWGLRGWM; via the coding sequence ATGGAAGCGGATGCTTTAGCGCAGCGGGACGTCACCCGTTTGTGTATTCAGTGCGGACTTTACTTATTACAGCACGGCGCGGAGAGCGCGCTGATTGATGAACTGACCACGCGTCTCGGCCTCGCGCTGGGCATGGACAGCGTGGAGAGCTCGATTTCCGCCAACGCGATTGTGCTGACCACAATAAAAGATCATCACTGCCTGACGACGACGCGAAAAAACGTCGATCGCGGCATCAACATGCACATGGTGACCGAAGTACAGCACATCGTCATCATGGCTGAACATAAACTGCTGGACCGGCACGACGTTGAGAAACGCTTTTCGCAGCTAAAACCGCTGCGTTACCCGCGCTGGCAGGTGGTGCTGATGGTGGGCCTCTCCTGCGCGTGCTTTTGCAAAATGAATAAAGGCGGCTGGGACGGCGCGCTGGTGACATTTATCGCCAGCACCCTGGCGATGTATGTGCGTCAGACGCTGACGCAGCGCCACCTCCATCCGCAAATCAACTTCTGCCTGACGGCTTTTGTGGCGACGACCGTCTCTGGTCTGCTGCTCGCGCTGCCGCCGTTTGCCGGCACCTCCGCCGTGGCGATGGCCGCCAGCGTCCTGCTGCTGGTGCCGGGGTTTCCCCTCATCAACGCGGTGGCGGATATGTTTAAAGGTCATGTGAATACCGGTCTCGCCCGCTGGGCGATGGCGAGCCTGCTGACGCTCGCCACCTGCATTGGGGTGATTATGGCGATGGCGTTATGGGGGCTTCGGGGATGGATGTAA
- a CDS encoding helix-turn-helix transcriptional regulator: protein MLPGRCKQGIIISQIPVVHTGLGAIMNRHFPETELYHYNSSAEITLPLLNPVDMVLAELPCTPEDARRECEAYYSLVAQAPGVHWIFLVPAVSFSLAVQLLMRPETTLLSTAEPVEGVVNAVRLGREKAERVSQMLVTPRQAQEKEPATTVMLTSSEKQVLRLLGKGWGINQIAQMLKKSNKTISAQKNSAMRRLSLRGNAEMYAWISSLQGLKELNLLSLHKEQAEWNTESKNEALRSLKNA, encoded by the coding sequence ATGTTACCAGGACGTTGCAAACAAGGCATTATTATTAGCCAAATCCCCGTCGTGCATACCGGGTTGGGGGCGATTATGAACCGCCATTTTCCGGAAACTGAACTTTATCACTATAACAGCAGCGCGGAGATAACGCTGCCGTTACTCAACCCGGTCGATATGGTGCTGGCCGAATTGCCCTGTACGCCGGAGGACGCCCGCCGCGAATGCGAGGCCTACTATTCGCTGGTGGCGCAGGCGCCTGGCGTGCACTGGATTTTCCTCGTGCCTGCCGTCTCGTTCAGCCTGGCGGTACAACTGCTGATGCGCCCGGAGACCACGCTGCTTTCCACGGCAGAACCGGTGGAAGGCGTCGTCAACGCGGTGCGGCTCGGGCGCGAAAAAGCCGAACGGGTAAGCCAGATGTTAGTGACGCCGCGTCAGGCGCAGGAAAAAGAGCCCGCGACGACCGTTATGCTCACGTCGTCGGAAAAGCAAGTATTACGGCTGCTCGGTAAAGGCTGGGGAATTAATCAAATCGCCCAGATGCTGAAAAAAAGCAATAAAACCATCAGCGCGCAGAAAAACAGCGCCATGCGGCGCTTATCATTGCGTGGTAATGCAGAAATGTATGCATGGATTAGCAGCTTGCAGGGTTTAAAGGAATTAAATTTGCTTTCATTACATAAGGAACAGGCTGAATGGAACACGGAGTCGAAAAACGAAGCATTGCGCTCATTGAAAAATGCGTAA
- the bglJ gene encoding DNA-binding transcriptional activator BglJ, which yields MEHGVEKRSIALIEKCVMSGEGIRSLLQVNNSTSCRLEIFADHHAFIQALTHRHFSAVIFSLEGTREHRRDCLQFVSEMAKAWPRMKRIVMVNNVNEAKLISQLSPTPLQGIIDKSETLSRFTDELMSAMSDSARASESPHKIWYASQGSRLLSPTERIILRYLTDGYSVSQIACRLERNIKTIRAHKFNAMLKLGVHTDAGLLNAADILLHRRRLILSLRRARHRTY from the coding sequence ATGGAACACGGAGTCGAAAAACGAAGCATTGCGCTCATTGAAAAATGCGTAATGAGCGGCGAAGGAATACGATCGCTGTTGCAGGTAAATAATTCGACGTCATGCCGCCTGGAAATATTTGCCGATCATCATGCCTTTATTCAGGCGCTGACGCACCGCCACTTTTCCGCCGTGATATTTTCGCTTGAAGGCACGCGTGAGCATCGACGTGACTGTCTGCAGTTCGTCAGTGAAATGGCGAAAGCCTGGCCGCGCATGAAACGTATTGTGATGGTGAATAACGTCAATGAGGCGAAACTGATAAGCCAGCTTTCTCCGACGCCGCTACAGGGGATTATTGATAAATCGGAGACGCTGTCGCGCTTCACCGATGAACTGATGTCGGCGATGAGCGATTCGGCCAGGGCGAGCGAGTCGCCCCATAAGATTTGGTACGCCAGCCAGGGATCGCGGCTGTTGAGCCCGACTGAGCGGATTATCCTGCGATACCTGACGGACGGTTATTCGGTGTCGCAGATTGCCTGCCGTCTGGAGCGCAATATCAAAACCATTCGCGCGCATAAGTTTAACGCGATGCTGAAGCTCGGGGTGCATACCGACGCCGGCTTGCTGAATGCGGCGGATATTCTTTTGCACCGCCGCAGGCTTATTTTAAGCCTGCGGCGGGCGCGTCATCGCACATACTGA
- a CDS encoding YbaK/EbsC family protein, which yields MSLESVRQFFVENAPDIEIIELNQSTATVALAAAAHQVEPGQIAKTLSLKVKDEVILVVAKGDARLDNKKLKTTFGAKARMLSCDEVVTWTGHPVGGVCPFGLENALAVYCDVSLRQYDEVLPAAGAIHSAVRISPTRLAELTQAQWVDVCL from the coding sequence ATGAGTCTGGAATCCGTGCGGCAATTTTTTGTCGAAAACGCCCCCGATATTGAAATCATCGAACTTAACCAGAGCACCGCTACCGTCGCGCTGGCTGCCGCCGCCCATCAGGTGGAACCCGGCCAGATAGCGAAAACGCTCTCGCTGAAAGTGAAAGATGAAGTGATTCTGGTCGTCGCTAAAGGCGACGCGCGGCTGGATAACAAAAAGCTGAAAACCACGTTCGGCGCAAAAGCGCGAATGCTCAGCTGCGACGAAGTGGTTACCTGGACCGGTCACCCGGTGGGCGGCGTCTGTCCGTTCGGGCTGGAAAATGCGCTGGCGGTCTACTGCGACGTTTCACTGCGCCAGTATGACGAAGTGCTGCCCGCAGCGGGCGCTATTCACAGCGCCGTGCGTATTTCCCCGACTCGCCTGGCGGAGCTGACCCAGGCGCAGTGGGTGGACGTGTGTCTGTAA
- a CDS encoding PTS sugar transporter subunit IIC: MSANHAAFDVIFRFVENYVSPIASRISAQRHVMAIRDGFISAMPFMIVGSFLLVFAYPPFSPDTTMGFARAWLDLAKQFEGQILTPFDMTMGIMSIYICAAIAYNLGKHYVKSHQLDPFMCAMLSLMAFMLVAAPKTKGALPVDSLGGTGIFTAILVAIYCVEMMRFLKAHNIGIRLPDQVPPMIKNSFDLLIPVLVVVLTLYPLSLLIQSQFDLLIPQAIMAIFKPLVSAADSLPAILLAVLIGHLLWFAGIHGAAIVSGMLQMFWLTNLGLNQTALAQSAPLPHIFMEAFWTFFIVIGGSGATMGLVFCYLRSRSAHLRSIGRLSVVPSIFNINEPVIFGTPIVMNPVFFIPFLLAPMLNAVLAWAAMKFDLIGRVISVVPWTAPAPIGAAWALGWDFRAALLVIVLAVVSAIIYFPFFKVYEKQLLAQEAEEALKEAQGAGEQAA; this comes from the coding sequence ATGTCTGCCAACCATGCTGCCTTTGATGTGATATTTCGCTTTGTTGAAAACTATGTCAGCCCGATAGCTTCCCGAATTTCCGCGCAGCGCCATGTGATGGCGATTCGCGACGGGTTCATCTCCGCCATGCCGTTTATGATTGTCGGCTCGTTTTTACTGGTGTTCGCCTATCCGCCGTTTTCACCGGATACCACAATGGGCTTTGCCCGCGCGTGGCTGGATCTGGCGAAGCAGTTTGAAGGGCAGATCCTCACGCCGTTTGATATGACGATGGGGATCATGTCGATTTATATCTGTGCCGCCATCGCCTATAACCTCGGCAAACACTACGTGAAGTCGCATCAGCTGGACCCCTTCATGTGCGCCATGCTGTCGCTGATGGCCTTTATGCTGGTGGCCGCGCCGAAAACCAAAGGAGCGCTGCCGGTGGACAGCCTCGGCGGAACGGGGATTTTCACCGCGATTCTGGTGGCGATTTACTGCGTGGAGATGATGCGTTTTCTGAAGGCGCATAACATTGGCATACGCCTGCCGGATCAGGTGCCGCCGATGATTAAAAACTCCTTCGATCTGCTGATCCCGGTCCTGGTGGTGGTGCTGACGCTCTACCCGCTGAGCCTGCTAATTCAGTCACAGTTCGATCTGTTGATCCCGCAGGCGATCATGGCCATCTTTAAGCCGCTGGTCTCGGCGGCGGATTCGCTGCCCGCTATTCTGCTGGCCGTGCTGATTGGGCATCTGCTGTGGTTTGCGGGTATTCACGGCGCGGCGATTGTCTCCGGCATGCTGCAGATGTTCTGGCTGACCAACCTCGGGCTTAATCAGACGGCGCTCGCGCAGAGCGCGCCGCTGCCGCACATCTTTATGGAGGCGTTCTGGACGTTCTTCATTGTGATCGGCGGCTCCGGGGCGACGATGGGGCTGGTGTTCTGCTATCTGCGCAGCCGCTCCGCGCATCTGCGATCGATAGGACGTCTGAGCGTCGTACCCAGCATTTTCAACATCAATGAGCCGGTGATTTTCGGCACCCCCATCGTCATGAACCCGGTGTTCTTTATTCCTTTCCTGCTGGCCCCGATGCTGAACGCGGTGCTGGCCTGGGCGGCGATGAAGTTTGATTTAATCGGAAGAGTGATTTCTGTGGTGCCGTGGACCGCGCCTGCGCCGATTGGCGCCGCCTGGGCGCTGGGCTGGGATTTCCGCGCCGCGCTGCTGGTGATTGTGCTCGCGGTGGTATCGGCCATCATCTACTTCCCGTTCTTTAAAGTCTACGAGAAGCAGTTACTGGCGCAGGAAGCGGAAGAAGCGCTGAAAGAGGCGCAGGGGGCAGGCGAACAGGCGGCCTGA
- the fhuF gene encoding siderophore-iron reductase FhuF codes for MAYRSLHSVDELLWRAPLHRPPSTLALRLRDAFTTHRAHFHDIMKLDETPPSAALSFSEWTQPATLATLMALYSDHIYRNQPGAVRENKPLKSLWAQWYLGLLVPPLMLALLTQPQALDLSEENLAVEFHETGRATCFYLTVEEDAHATTLPARERLEKLLVEVMTPVVEALEASGDINGKLIWSNTGYLINWCFGEWREWLGDETVDALRQSCFFEKTLLNGQPNPLFRTVVMREGLLVRRTCCQRYKLPDVQQCGDCTLK; via the coding sequence ATGGCTTATCGCTCTCTTCATTCTGTTGATGAATTACTCTGGCGCGCCCCGCTGCATCGTCCGCCATCGACGCTGGCGTTGCGCCTGCGCGACGCGTTTACGACGCACCGCGCGCATTTTCACGACATCATGAAGCTGGACGAAACGCCTCCTTCTGCGGCGCTGAGCTTCAGCGAGTGGACGCAGCCCGCGACGCTCGCCACCTTAATGGCGCTTTACTCTGATCATATTTACCGCAATCAGCCGGGCGCGGTACGCGAAAATAAACCGCTGAAATCGCTCTGGGCGCAGTGGTATCTCGGCTTGCTGGTGCCGCCGCTGATGCTGGCGCTGTTGACGCAGCCGCAAGCGCTGGATCTGAGCGAAGAGAATCTCGCGGTCGAGTTTCACGAAACGGGCCGCGCGACCTGCTTTTACCTGACGGTTGAAGAAGATGCGCACGCCACGACGCTTCCCGCGCGCGAGCGGCTGGAGAAGCTGCTGGTGGAGGTCATGACGCCGGTCGTTGAGGCGCTGGAAGCCTCTGGCGATATTAATGGCAAGCTTATCTGGAGCAACACCGGTTATCTTATTAACTGGTGTTTTGGCGAATGGCGCGAGTGGCTCGGCGACGAGACCGTCGACGCGCTGCGCCAGAGCTGCTTTTTCGAAAAAACATTGCTGAATGGTCAGCCAAATCCGCTGTTTCGCACTGTAGTGATGCGTGAAGGGCTACTGGTGCGCCGCACCTGCTGCCAGCGCTATAAGCTGCCTGACGTGCAGCAGTGCGGCGACTGCACACTCAAATAA
- a CDS encoding GGDEF domain-containing protein, which produces MDMTANNWRALTEEKYQLSLKLFLFLNLFSALFNLVDPLYDYPHIPWPALCLIALCGSLLLHVRTRVFSLKAINLTALLTGALWSINIWLKSPWCVFHDGTCLLITLLGALFIAALSFINMPGPSIAFCLPVTATILWLDNARHPVLYAYTIILPLMGLVIRHFIARRNDISARKLMQKLTDEKATLNDLSMMDPLTGLCNRRGFQNRFDNLAPDAGQLFVLLMDIDHFKAYNDHYGHMMGDQALTRVSAAIRDAVRSRDIVTRYGGEEFMVLLTQADEESARLTAERIRQRVYDLRIPHIFNESVATNVTLSIGIAPLENGDIDDALRRADEALYAAKDKGRNHILYHDARRAA; this is translated from the coding sequence ATGGATATGACTGCAAATAACTGGCGAGCACTGACGGAAGAAAAATATCAGCTCTCACTGAAACTCTTTCTGTTTCTTAATCTTTTTTCCGCGCTGTTTAATCTCGTGGATCCGCTTTATGACTATCCACATATTCCCTGGCCAGCGTTATGCCTGATCGCCCTGTGCGGCAGCCTGTTGCTGCACGTACGCACGCGTGTTTTCAGCCTGAAGGCGATTAACCTGACGGCACTGCTGACGGGCGCGTTATGGTCGATCAATATCTGGCTGAAAAGTCCGTGGTGTGTTTTTCATGATGGCACTTGCCTGCTTATTACATTGCTCGGCGCGTTGTTTATCGCCGCGCTGTCATTTATTAATATGCCCGGACCATCTATTGCGTTCTGCCTGCCCGTCACCGCCACGATCCTGTGGCTGGATAACGCCCGGCATCCTGTTCTTTATGCTTATACGATAATACTGCCGTTAATGGGTCTGGTTATCCGGCACTTTATCGCCAGGCGAAACGATATTTCCGCCCGGAAATTAATGCAAAAGCTGACAGACGAAAAAGCGACGCTCAACGATCTCAGCATGATGGATCCGCTGACCGGCCTCTGTAACCGCCGCGGCTTTCAGAATCGCTTCGATAATCTGGCGCCGGACGCCGGCCAGCTGTTTGTACTGCTGATGGATATCGACCATTTCAAAGCCTATAACGATCATTATGGTCATATGATGGGCGACCAGGCGCTCACCCGCGTGTCGGCGGCGATCCGCGACGCCGTGCGCTCGCGGGATATCGTCACCCGCTACGGCGGCGAAGAGTTTATGGTGCTCTTAACCCAGGCGGATGAAGAAAGCGCCCGCCTTACCGCCGAGCGCATTCGCCAGCGGGTTTACGATTTACGCATTCCGCATATTTTTAATGAAAGCGTGGCGACGAACGTAACCCTGAGCATCGGCATTGCGCCGCTGGAAAACGGCGATATCGACGACGCGCTGCGACGCGCCGATGAAGCGCTCTACGCCGCTAAAGACAAAGGCCGCAACCATATTCTGTACCACGACGCCCGGCGCGCCGCCTGA
- a CDS encoding DUF1435 domain-containing protein: MILFIIIDTRGETMLYRRLESGWAVILPGTLVAMLAWKELSWEAWRVIIVLALLATVGMLYHPRLRHYVLLPSCIAFTSGLMLIVSHLHLALNP, from the coding sequence ATGATATTGTTTATCATTATCGATACGAGAGGCGAAACGATGTTGTACAGGCGACTGGAAAGTGGTTGGGCCGTCATTTTGCCGGGCACGCTGGTGGCGATGTTGGCCTGGAAGGAGCTGAGCTGGGAGGCGTGGCGAGTCATTATTGTTCTGGCGCTGCTGGCGACTGTCGGCATGCTCTATCATCCGCGCCTGCGACATTATGTGTTGCTGCCGTCCTGCATCGCTTTCACCAGCGGATTAATGCTGATCGTATCGCATCTGCATCTGGCGCTGAATCCGTAA
- the rsmC gene encoding 16S rRNA (guanine(1207)-N(2))-methyltransferase RsmC, with translation MSGFSPASEVLLRHSDDFTESRVLFAGDMQDDLPARFDTAQSRAHTQQFHHWQVLSKPMGDNARYGLVADADIVADSDTLIYYWPKNKPEAQFQLMNLLSLLPVGTDVFVVGENRSGVRSAEAMLEEYCTLNKIDSARRCGLYHGRLEKQPAFNAEGWWGEYQVDDLTIKTLPGVFSRDGLDVGSDLLLSTLSPHTKGKVLDVGCGAGVLAAVLASHSPKVRLTLCDVSAPAVEASRATLAANGFEGEVVASNVFSEIKGRFDMIISNPPFHDGMETSFEAAQTLIRSAVRHLNIGGELRIVANAFLPYPNVLDETFGNHEVLAQTGRFKVYRAVMGRNAKR, from the coding sequence ATGTCTGGTTTTTCCCCGGCAAGCGAAGTTCTGCTGCGCCACAGTGATGATTTTACCGAAAGCCGCGTTCTGTTTGCCGGCGATATGCAGGATGACCTGCCTGCGCGTTTTGATACCGCGCAAAGCCGCGCGCATACGCAGCAGTTCCACCACTGGCAGGTGCTGAGCAAGCCGATGGGCGATAACGCGCGCTACGGCCTGGTGGCCGACGCCGATATCGTGGCGGACAGCGATACCCTGATTTACTACTGGCCGAAGAACAAGCCGGAAGCCCAGTTCCAGCTGATGAACCTGCTGTCGCTGCTGCCGGTCGGCACCGATGTTTTCGTGGTCGGCGAAAACCGCAGCGGCGTGCGCAGCGCCGAGGCGATGCTGGAAGAATACTGCACGCTTAATAAAATCGACAGCGCCCGTCGCTGCGGGCTTTATCACGGCCGTCTCGAAAAACAGCCGGCATTCAATGCCGAGGGCTGGTGGGGCGAATATCAGGTCGATGATCTGACCATCAAGACCTTGCCGGGCGTCTTCAGCCGCGACGGACTGGATGTCGGCAGCGATCTGCTGCTCTCCACCCTGTCGCCGCATACCAAAGGCAAAGTGCTGGACGTGGGTTGCGGCGCGGGCGTGCTGGCCGCGGTGCTGGCGAGCCATTCGCCGAAAGTGCGTCTGACTCTGTGCGATGTAAGCGCGCCGGCGGTGGAAGCGAGCCGCGCGACCCTTGCCGCGAACGGTTTTGAAGGTGAAGTGGTCGCGAGCAACGTCTTCTCGGAAATTAAAGGCCGCTTCGACATGATCATCTCCAACCCGCCGTTCCACGATGGCATGGAGACCAGTTTTGAAGCCGCGCAGACGCTCATTCGCAGCGCAGTGCGCCATCTGAACATCGGCGGCGAACTGCGTATCGTGGCGAACGCGTTTCTGCCGTACCCCAACGTGCTCGACGAAACCTTCGGCAACCATGAAGTGCTGGCGCAGACCGGCCGCTTTAAGGTGTATCGCGCCGTAATGGGCCGCAACGCGAAGCGTTAA
- a CDS encoding DNA polymerase III subunit psi, whose translation MISRRDWRLQQLGITQWVLRRPAALLGEIAIVLPPHIRLVMVAAEPPPLTQPLIKDVLRALALNADQVMQLTPDRVAMLHDAHCNSWCLGVDAPPELPGARLVTPGLETLQRSGPARADLWQQICEHEDDFLTAER comes from the coding sequence ATGATATCCCGACGAGACTGGCGATTACAGCAACTGGGCATTACCCAGTGGGTATTGCGTCGCCCCGCCGCGCTGCTGGGTGAAATCGCCATTGTGCTGCCTCCTCATATTCGCCTGGTCATGGTGGCCGCCGAGCCGCCGCCGCTCACTCAGCCTCTGATAAAAGATGTGCTGCGCGCGCTGGCGCTTAATGCCGACCAGGTGATGCAGTTAACTCCCGATCGCGTGGCGATGCTGCATGACGCTCACTGCAACAGCTGGTGTCTGGGCGTGGACGCGCCGCCTGAGCTGCCCGGCGCCCGCCTGGTGACGCCGGGGCTGGAAACGTTACAGCGCAGCGGCCCGGCGCGCGCCGATCTCTGGCAACAAATTTGCGAGCATGAAGATGATTTCCTTACTGCAGAGCGCTGA
- the rimI gene encoding ribosomal protein S18-alanine N-acetyltransferase codes for MKMISLLQSADLTAAFAIEQRAHAFPWSEKTFASNQGERYLNLRLDVDGKMAAFAITQVVLDEATLFNIAVDPAFQRRGLGRALLEHLIEALEARGVLTLWLEVRASNHAARALYESLGFNEATIRRNYYPTSDGREDAIIMALPLG; via the coding sequence ATGAAGATGATTTCCTTACTGCAGAGCGCTGATCTGACGGCGGCGTTCGCGATTGAGCAGCGGGCCCATGCGTTTCCCTGGAGCGAAAAAACGTTCGCCAGCAACCAGGGCGAGCGCTATCTGAACCTGCGCCTTGATGTCGACGGTAAAATGGCCGCGTTCGCGATTACCCAGGTCGTGCTGGATGAAGCCACGCTGTTTAATATCGCGGTCGACCCGGCCTTTCAGCGCCGCGGTCTGGGCCGCGCACTTCTGGAACATCTTATCGAGGCGCTCGAAGCGCGCGGCGTGCTGACGCTCTGGCTCGAAGTGCGCGCCTCGAATCACGCGGCGCGCGCGCTCTATGAAAGCCTGGGCTTTAACGAGGCGACGATTCGCCGCAACTATTACCCGACGTCCGACGGGCGCGAAGACGCCATCATCATGGCGCTACCGTTGGGCTGA